One Gossypium hirsutum isolate 1008001.06 chromosome A08, Gossypium_hirsutum_v2.1, whole genome shotgun sequence genomic window, ttaaagaagaaaaaaaaacagtacatggtcatgtgagccacacagccgtgtggaatTAGTTAGTCCTTGTGTGATGAAAAATAGGTAAAAATAAGCCCAGTATCCATAGGCctaagacatgcccgtgtgtcacacacggccgtgtgcaatgaTCATTTGCTTCTCCCACGCACGTGTGCGAGGGTGTGTAGGTCACATGGTATACTGCAtgcccatgttctaggccgtttgtctcacacggccatttctctaggctgtgtaactctctgtgccCGTGTgggttaaaataaaattgaaaaaattagcttCAGtatgcacacggctgtgtggatcACCCCAAATCGTGTGaaccttttttttaattgtttcaaaagttttttttttatttttttattttaaaaaaattctttttcaagaattttttcttttctttttttccaaaagttttttttcttttctttttcttttcaattttttttaaaataacatgaaattaaaatgaagaaataagtaaaataaaacactctAGTTACCTTGCGAGAAGCGCTTCTTAGAGTCTAAGTTTGACTTCCCTTTTTAAGCTAATTCTTAAGACGGATATTGGAGCCAAAGCTCATTTCTCTCGTTGTTAGTATTAccaccaaaataaaatttgagacgAAAATTGTTTACCTTGAATGTGTTGTAATCAGGGTGTGTTACCTTAATGGTTTCGTATGGAAATACATTTTGTACCACAAATGAGTTCCACCCTCTTGACTTAAGCTCCGAAGGGAACATTCGTGGATTTGACTTGTCTAGCAGCACTTTATCCCTGACTTTGAATTGGTTCGTCCTCTTTGCATGCACATCATGGCGTTGCTTTATTACTTCCTTGTGTTTTCTCAGTTGCTCATTAGCCTTTGTTcgtcattcatctagttcattaAGCTGCACCATTCGGTCTTCACTCATCCCTTGATTTTTATCACTATTAGAAGGATATGGTTTGAACACGCATTCATTAGTGAATTCCTATTGAACCGCATGATTACTAACATTAACAGAATGATAAGTATCATCTCTCTCACTAAGAACTCTAACAAAATCGCGTGCTTGAAGAGTAACATTTTCATCACCTACACTCAGCACAAGTTCACCACTACCCACgtcaataatagttctagcaaTGGCTAAAAATGGTCGACCTAAGATCATGGGTATCTCAATATCCTTATCCGTGtccaatataataaaattaacagagaatataaatttattgactttaacaagtacatcttcaataatacccctaggataccTAATTGAATATTCATCCCAGTGGGTTTTTGTTCCccgagaccaagttgtttaaacattttatagggtaTAACATTTATACTAGCCCCCAAATAAACCAAagttttttcaacatttaaactaccaataggaaaaggaatagtaaaactcccaaGATCTTTAAgcttgttgggtagtttattttggagaatggtcGAGCAATCCTCATTGAGCTCCACAATTGACAAGTCGTCTAATTTCCTTTTCTTTGTTaataacttctttaaaattttacatattttgggCATCTACGAAAAAGTTTCAACAAAAGggaagttaatatgtaatttttttaaaagctcAAGAAGGTTACCATATTGTTCTTTTATGCGGTCTTATTTCAATGCTACCAGATATGGAATTCATGGTTTGTACTAACCACCGGCTTATGCTTTTTCTTGCTTTCCTCAACccaatcattttttttaatagctTCTAGATTTACCTTCTTTTCAGGCTTAACTAACCCTTTCATGCTTTTAACAGTGATTGCGTGGACTTGCTCctttgggttagtttcagtgttGTTAGGTAAGCTACCTTGATGTCTCTCCGGAACCAGTTTAGCAAGCTGTCCAATATGATTTTTAAGCCCTTGAATCAatgcttgctgatttt contains:
- the LOC107929648 gene encoding uncharacterized protein, producing MDDNQNNQQPLPRRSMFDCAKPTLIGAESSIVRPTIAANKFKLKPNTIQMLAKLVPERHQGSLPNNTETNPKEQVHAITVKSMKGLVKPEKKDIEIPMILGRPFLAIARTIIDVGSGELVLSVGDENVTLQARDFVRVLSERDDTYHSVNVSNHAVQ